TCGGAGCGGATATAGACGAAGCCTCGCGTGGCGCCGACGGCGAGGCCCGCAATCGTCATGCCTTCGATGAGCCCATAGGGATCGCCTTCGAGCAGCATGCGGTCGGCGAAGGTGCCGCTGTCGCCCTCGTCGGCGTTGCAGACGATGTATTTCTGATCGGCCTGGGCACCGAGCACGGTCTTCCATTTGATGCCGGTCGGGAAGCCCGCGCCGCCGCGTCCGCGCAGGCCGGACGCGGTGACGGTGTCGACGATGGCGGCGGGCTCCAAGGTCAGAGCCTTGGCGAGGCCGCGATATCCGCCATGGGCCTCGTAATCCTCGAGCGACAGGGGATCGATGATGCCGCAACGCGCGAACGTCAGGCGCTGCTGGCGCTTGAGCCAGGGGATCTCCTCGACCAGCCCGAGGCGCAGCTTGTGCTCGCCGCCCTCGAGCAGTCCGGCGGCGAGAAGGCCCGGGACATCGTCCGGCGTCACCGGCCCATAGCCGACGCGGCCGGCCGGCGTTTCCACCTCGATCAGCGGCTCCAGCCAGAAGAGGCCGCGCGACCCGTTGCGGACGATCTCGGCCTTGGCGCCCTGGCGCTTCAGGGCGAGCGCGAGAGCCTCGGCCACTTCCTCGGCATCGAGCGAAAGCGCCGTCGAATCGATCGGAACGAAGAGGCGGGTCACGATTGACGCTCGTCGGCGAGATGGCGCGCCAGATGGAATTCGACCTTCGTCAGATCGACCCGGCCCAGGATCCGTTCGTCGAGCATCGCCGCGGGCCCGCAGGCGCAATTGCCGAGGCAGAAGACCGGCTCGAGCGTCAGCTTGCCGTCGGCGCTGGTGTCATGGAAATCGACGCCGAAGCGGGCCTTGACCTGGGCCGCCAGGGCGTCCGCGCCCATGGCCTGGCAGGCCTCGGCGCGACAGAGCTTCAGCACATGCCGGCCGGGCGCGGTCTTGCGGAAGTCGTGATAGAAGGAAACGACGCCATGAACTTCGGCGCGCGACAGGTTCAGCGCCTGCGCCACCAGCGGCACGGCTTCGGCCGGGACATGGCCGAACTCCTCTTGCAAGGCATGCAGGATCGGCAGGCAGGCGCCGGCCTGGGGCCGATGTTGCTCGATCAGCTCGGCCGCTCTTGCTGCCGACCAGGGCATGACGCCCATGACGCTCTCCCTCGCCTTTTGTCGGTATGGCGGAGAGACCGTATTTGATAGATCGAGTCTATTTCAAAGTGGAAAATACTATCGATTGATAGATCTTATCTATCAAAACTAATCAGTGATTGGCTGCGAGCGGAGACAAAGTTGCTTCAATATCAAGAGTTTGTGCTATTTCGACCAAGGCCCGGGCGGTCGGCTGCTGCGGCTCGCGCTCCGGATAGACCAGCCCGATGACGCGTTCGGGCTTGGGGTCGGTCAGCGGCAGGGCACGCAGCCAATGAGGCTGCCCCAGGAGATGCAAGGAGGCCTGGCTCAACACGGCGGCGAGGCCGCTGCGCACATGGGTGTAAAGCCCCAGAATCGAGTCCGATTCGACCACCGGGATCGGCATGGCGCCGGCCTCCTGAAAGGCATGATCGACGATGCGGCGGTTCTGCATGTCCGGCGTCAGGAGACACAAGGGGGCCTTCGCGGCTTCGGCCCAGCTCACATTCCGATAACCTTCGAAGAGCTTGGGATCGCCTGTCACCAGGTAATAGCGTTCGTGATAGAGAGCGACGCTGCGCACGCGCAAGAGCGGCTCGTTGTCGAGATAGGTGAGGGCGGCATCGATGTCGAAATTGTCGAGCCCGCGCTGGATCTCGATCGAGCTCATCGACAGGACCTTGATCTGCACGCGCGGATAAGTGTTGCGGAAGGGTGTCGTCAGCAGGCCCAGCGCTGCCAGCGCCGTCGGAATCACGCCGATGCTGAGATGACCGCTCAGCCCCTCCTTCAGCAGCGCCACTTCCTGATGCAGGGCGTCGCGATCGGCGAGGATGCGGTGCGCCCATTCGACGATCCGCTCGCCTTCGGGCGTGAGGCCGCGGAAGCGCTGGCCGCGCTCGACGATGAGAACGCCCAGCTCGGATTCGAGCTCGCGGATCGCCGCGGACAAGGTGGGCTGGGTCACATGGCAGACGGCCGCCGCGCGGCCGAAATGTCGCTCGCGGGCAAGCGTCACGAGATATTCGAGCTGGCGAAGAAGCATGGCCGTTGCGATCCCGTTTCTTCGCCCCGATGCCTGGGCGCGCTAAGCGCCCGGCACGCCCGATGTCGTCGAATATTCGAAATGCAGCACTTCGCCCACATGCACCAGCGGATAGATCGCATGGGCCGCGGCGGCCGCCTCGGCGAAGCCCGAGAGGATCAGTTTCAGCTTGCCCGGATAATGCGCGATGTCGCCGATCGCGAAGATGCCCGGCCGGCTGGTGGCGCAGGTCGAGGGATCGACCAGGATATGGTTGTGGTCGAGATTGAGGCCCCATTGCGCGATCGGCCCCAGATTCATCGAGAGACCGAAGAAGGGCAGCAGCACATCTGCCGGCAGGCTGCGCTTCTGGCCGTCGAGCGTGGCGACGACAACGGCGCTGATCTGGCCGTCGCTGCCTTCGAGCCCCGAGAGCTGATAGGGCACCACCATCTCGACCTTGCCGGTCTTCACCAGGGCTTCCATGCGCGCGACACTTTCGGGGGCCGCGCGGAATTTCGGCCGGCGATGGATCACATAGACATGCGCCGCGAGGTCCGCCAGCGAGAGCACCCAGTCCAGCGCCGAATCGCCGCCACCGGCGATGACGATGCGCTTGCCGCGATAATCTTCGCGCCGTTTCACCAGATAATGGACGCTTTTGCCCTCATAGGCCTCGATGCCGTCGAGCGGGGGGCGGTTGGGCCCGAAGGCGCCCACGCCGGCCGCGACGATGACCGCGCGCGCATCGACCGTGACGCCGCCCGCATTCGACACCAGGAAGCGATCGCCATGGGGTTCGACCCGCGTCACCGCATGGCCGAAGTGATAGACCGGCTTGAAGGGTGCCGCCTGGGCCTCGAGCTGGCGCACCAGCTCGGCCGCGTCGATCCGCGGGTGGCCCGGAATGTCGTAGATCGGCTTTTCCGGATAGAGCGCGCTGCATTGGCCGCCCGCCATGTCGAGCGCGTCCAGCACATGCGCCTTCATCTTCAGCATCCCGCATTCGAACACGGCGAAGAGCCCCACAGGGCCGGCGCCAATGATGGCGACGTCGGTCTGATGCGTGGCGCTGGCGGTCATGGACAGATACTCCGGCAGTGAAACAGGTGGCGGGCCGAGGGCCGGGAGGCGCTCGCCCGGGAACATGAAGGCCGAATTCGCCCATGGCAAGCATGCCGGGAGCGACCCGAAAACGCGGGATTCGCTCAGGATTTGGCCGTAAGAACCCTTGCCACGATGGGGTTTTGACGCATTTTCGCGGCCGATTCGCCGCCGAAAGGGCCCTCGAATGGGTCGAATCGAAATGGTTTGGAAGCGTTTCCGACGCAAAAAGGGGCTGTTTGAGTGCTTCCTGAGCGGCGGTTGCGCCGTTCCGGGCCCCTCGCTACAACCCATCCGGCATGACCGATTCCGCCGCCTCATCCCCTGTCCGGTCCCTGTTTCTGCCCGACGAAGCCGCGACCGAGCGGCTGGGGGCCAGCCTCGCCGCCGCCCTGGCGCCGCGCGATCTGGTGGCCCTGTCGGGCGAACTCGGGGCCGGCAAGACCTGCCTCGCCCGGGCGGTGATCGCGAGCCTCATGGGCGGTCCGGAAGAGGTCCCGAGCCCGACCTTCACCCTGGTCCAGACTTATGAGACCCCCAAGGGCCCGCTCTGGCATTTCGATCTCTATCGGCTCTCGGCGCCCGACGAGGTGTGGGAGCTGGGCTTCGAGGAGGCGTTGTCCGAGGGCATGTCGCTGATCGAGTGGCCCGAGCGGCTGGGCCGGCTGTTGCCGCCGATGCGGCTCGATCTCACGCTGCGCTTTGCCGATCGCCCCGGCGCCCGCCATGCCGATTTCGTCGGCCATGGGAGTTGGGCCGCGCGCATCGACCGTCTCGCGGCATGACGGAGCCGTCCGCGCAGGCCATGACGACATCCCTCAAGCTTCACGAACAGCCCGAGCGCGTCGCGAGCCGCGACGCGTTCCTGAAGCGGGCCGGCTGGGGCAGCGCCGAGCGACGGTTGCTCGCGGGCGACGCCTCCTTCCGGCGCTATGACCGATTGACCCTGGGCGGCCGCACGGCGGTGCTGATGGACGCGCCGCCGCCGCACGAAGATGTGCGGCCCTTCGTGGCGGTGCGGAAGATCCTGGGCGGCCTCGGCCTGTCGGCGCCCGAGCTCTATGCCGCCGACGAGGCGCAGGGCTTCCTGCTGCTCGAGGATCTGGGCGACGACACCTATACGCGCCTGCTGCAGCGCGGCACCGACGAGCCGATGCTCTATCGCCTCGCCGTCGATGTGCTGATCGAGCTGGCGAAACATATCCAGCCGAAGGATCTGCAGTCGCTGCCGGCGCTCGACGATGCGCGCGCCCTCGACGAGGTCTCGCGCCTGACCGAATGGTGGTGGCCGACCGTGATGGGCGCGCCGATCCCGGAGACGGTGCTGGGCGACTATCGCGAGGCCTGGCGGCAGGTGCTGCCGCGCGGCCGGCGGGCGCCGGAATCGATCGGCCTGTTCGACTATCACGTCGACAATCTGCTCTGGCTGCCCAAGCGCAAGGGCGTGGCCGCCTGCGGTCTGCTGGATTTCCAGGATGCCGTGCGCGTGCCGATGGGATTCGACCTGATGTCGCTGCTGCAGGATGCGCGGCGCGATCTCAAGCCGGGGCTCGAGCCCGAGCTTTACGACCGCTTCGTCGCCGGATTGCCGGGGCTCGATCGCGCTTCCTTCGCCGATGCCTTCGCGGTGTTCGGCGCCGAGCGCCATTCGCGCATCATCGGCACCTTCGTCCGGCTTTGGAAACGCGACGGCAAGCCCGCCTATCTGGTGCATCTGCCGCGGGTCTGGCGTCAGCTCGAAAGCGCGCTCGCGGCGCCCGCCATGGCGCCGCTCAAGACCTGGTTCGACATTCATGTGCCGCGCGCCAAGCGCGGCGCGATCACCATGTGAGTTCCTGGAACAGCCCTGATGTCATTTCCCGATACCGCGATGGTTCTG
The nucleotide sequence above comes from Hypericibacter terrae. Encoded proteins:
- the tsaE gene encoding tRNA (adenosine(37)-N6)-threonylcarbamoyltransferase complex ATPase subunit type 1 TsaE — translated: MTDSAASSPVRSLFLPDEAATERLGASLAAALAPRDLVALSGELGAGKTCLARAVIASLMGGPEEVPSPTFTLVQTYETPKGPLWHFDLYRLSAPDEVWELGFEEALSEGMSLIEWPERLGRLLPPMRLDLTLRFADRPGARHADFVGHGSWAARIDRLAA
- a CDS encoding aminoglycoside phosphotransferase family protein, encoding MTEPSAQAMTTSLKLHEQPERVASRDAFLKRAGWGSAERRLLAGDASFRRYDRLTLGGRTAVLMDAPPPHEDVRPFVAVRKILGGLGLSAPELYAADEAQGFLLLEDLGDDTYTRLLQRGTDEPMLYRLAVDVLIELAKHIQPKDLQSLPALDDARALDEVSRLTEWWWPTVMGAPIPETVLGDYREAWRQVLPRGRRAPESIGLFDYHVDNLLWLPKRKGVAACGLLDFQDAVRVPMGFDLMSLLQDARRDLKPGLEPELYDRFVAGLPGLDRASFADAFAVFGAERHSRIIGTFVRLWKRDGKPAYLVHLPRVWRQLESALAAPAMAPLKTWFDIHVPRAKRGAITM
- a CDS encoding formate dehydrogenase subunit gamma, which encodes MGVMPWSAARAAELIEQHRPQAGACLPILHALQEEFGHVPAEAVPLVAQALNLSRAEVHGVVSFYHDFRKTAPGRHVLKLCRAEACQAMGADALAAQVKARFGVDFHDTSADGKLTLEPVFCLGNCACGPAAMLDERILGRVDLTKVEFHLARHLADERQS
- a CDS encoding LysR family transcriptional regulator — its product is MLLRQLEYLVTLARERHFGRAAAVCHVTQPTLSAAIRELESELGVLIVERGQRFRGLTPEGERIVEWAHRILADRDALHQEVALLKEGLSGHLSIGVIPTALAALGLLTTPFRNTYPRVQIKVLSMSSIEIQRGLDNFDIDAALTYLDNEPLLRVRSVALYHERYYLVTGDPKLFEGYRNVSWAEAAKAPLCLLTPDMQNRRIVDHAFQEAGAMPIPVVESDSILGLYTHVRSGLAAVLSQASLHLLGQPHWLRALPLTDPKPERVIGLVYPEREPQQPTARALVEIAQTLDIEATLSPLAANH
- a CDS encoding NAD(P)/FAD-dependent oxidoreductase — its product is MTASATHQTDVAIIGAGPVGLFAVFECGMLKMKAHVLDALDMAGGQCSALYPEKPIYDIPGHPRIDAAELVRQLEAQAAPFKPVYHFGHAVTRVEPHGDRFLVSNAGGVTVDARAVIVAAGVGAFGPNRPPLDGIEAYEGKSVHYLVKRREDYRGKRIVIAGGGDSALDWVLSLADLAAHVYVIHRRPKFRAAPESVARMEALVKTGKVEMVVPYQLSGLEGSDGQISAVVVATLDGQKRSLPADVLLPFFGLSMNLGPIAQWGLNLDHNHILVDPSTCATSRPGIFAIGDIAHYPGKLKLILSGFAEAAAAAHAIYPLVHVGEVLHFEYSTTSGVPGA